The region AGTCCGCGCCGAATTCTTCTTGTTGTCCCAACCAAGGCGCATCGAAGCGACAAAGGCCTTGAAATCGCCCTTCAGCAAAGCCTCTTTCATGACCAGCGCCTCGCGCTTGATACCGTGCATCGCCTCGATTGCCGCGGTCTTGTGCGACACCACGTTGTCGCTCTGGTCCTGAATGATCTTGGCCGACTCGCGCGACACGCCCGTGTAAAAAAGGACCAGCGAGGCCTCGAGCTCACAAAGAACCCAGTTCTTGATTCGCAACGGATTCACGATCGTCCGTTCTTCCTCATAGAACTCCATGAAATTGAAGCCTCCGAACGTCGCCGAATATTGGTCCTGACGTCCCCCGGCCAGCCCGCAATCGACGCGCTCGATCCGATAAGCCAGCTGCGCGATGGCGTAGTCGTCCAGCGGCAGATTCAGCAACTCGACAAACGCCTTGATCATCACGACGACCAGCGTCGACGATGAACCCAACCCGGAACCCGCGGGAGCGTCACAGAATGTACTCAGCTCGAGCGCGATCGGCTTGCCATGGTTGTAGTTCCGAATCATGTGGTTGTACACCGCCTTATGCAGGTTCAGCGTACCGTTCAGCTCCAGCGGCTCGGAAATGAGCTGATGCTTTTCCACCTGCTGATCCGTCGAGACGAACCGCACGGCCGGTATCGTGAGCGTCTTGATCACCGCGTATGCGTAGCGATCAATCGTCGCATTCAGGACATAGCCCCCGAATGTATCGGCATAGGGAGCGACGTCGGTCCCCCCTCCCGCCAGGCCCAACCGCAGCGGGGCCCGTGCGCGAATGATTGTCGGATTCATCGGTCGTCCATGTTCCTATCGGGTCAAGAACTTCTCGCCGGCGGAAATCCGGGCGCGCCAGTAATTCAGCAGATCTTCCATGGTCTTCTCGAACGAAATCTCGGGCTTCCAACCGGTGACGGCCTCGAATTTCCGCGTGTTCGGAACTTGCAGATCCGCATCGATCGGGCGCAGCCGCTCCGGATCCGTCTCGACGCGGATGACGTCCTTGGAAGTCGACATGGAGATCAGCGTGTCGAGCATCTGGCCGACCGTGCAGGAATACGTGCCGCCAATGTTGTAATAGGCGCCCGGAATCGGGTTGATCGTCACGAGCATGTAATACGCGCGTACCGCATCTCGTACGTCGGCAAACGTGCGCAGCGAGTCGAGGTTGCCAGTCTTCACGACCGGCGGAATCAGCCCGCGCTCGATCATCGCGATCTGCTTGGCAAACGTCGATTCGGCAAACACGTCGCCACGACGCGGGCCGGTATGCGTGAACATCCGCGTGGTCATCACGGTCATGTTGTACGCTTCGGCATAGTACCGGCCGATCAGGTCCGTACCCACCTTGGAGATGGCATACGGCGATGCCGGATGGAACGTGCACTCTTCATCGATCGGCAACTTTTCGCGGGGCACCCGCCCGAACACTTCGGACGACGCGCAAACATGCGTGACGGCGTCGATGTTGTTCTTGCGCAGCGCTTCCAGCACGTTGGCCGTTCCCTGGACGTTGGTCTCCAGCGTGTCGAGCGGCGAATCGAAGCTGGTTTTCGGGTAGCTTTGCGCGGCCAGGTGGAACACGAAATCGGGCGTCGACTGCTTGACGGCCTCGTGAATAGAGAGGTAATCGCGCAAATCGCCGTACACCAGGCGGATCCTGTTCTTCTCGTTGATACGCGGAAGCAGGTGAGAAACGTTGTCGAGCGGGCTGCGCCAACGGCACAGGCCGTAGATTTCCCAATCCGTATTCTCCAGCAGAAAGTCGGCCAGATGCGACCCCACCATCCCCGTAATACCCGTAATCAAAACACGCTTTGCCATATCGCACCGTTAATTAGACAACTCGAGATTAATCGCTTCGCCAAGACTGCGGGGGCGCCGCCCCAGCAGTTTCTCGAAACGAGCAGAACTTACATTAATGATACGAGGTCGATTGACGAAGAAATCGCCCTCGGGCTCGCTGAATCCATAATCCAGCTCCGGCGCCGCCAGATTTCTGATCTTTTCGACGAAATCTTCGCGAGCGACCAGCTCCGGCCCAACGAAATTGATCACTCGCTCGTCGATCGCATCCCAGCGCTCGATCAGCGAAACAACCCCCTCCACGACGTCGCTCAAGTACACGACACAGCGCGAAAAAGGCTTGAATATGTCGGCCCGCTTCCCTTCCTTCGCACAACCGAGCAAATACTGAGTAAATCGATCACGGAGCGAGAACACGTAGGAAAGCCGAATCACCTTGACGGCCGCATTCTCGCCGAGCTCGGCCTCCACCCGGCGCTTCATCGCGCCATAAGCGCCGGCCGGCGTCAGTTCGGCTTCCTCGCTCAGCAACTGCTCGCTAGCCCCGTAGACCGTATCGCTGGAGAAAAAAATGACACGTGCGCCTCGAGCCACTACGCCGCGGATCAGTGTCAAGGTGCCCGTCACATTCACCTGGAATGCCGTCTCATAATCCTTTGCACACGCGTCCGGAGACGATATGGCCGCGGCGACTGCAACAACGTCTCCCGCGCTCACTTGTTCGTATGGAAACGCCTCGGCGCGGGCCAACGAGAAAACGATGTCGGCGCCATCGCGCGTCGAAGTTCCCAGCGTTCTCCAGCGCCGGCTGCATGCATCGAACAATGTCTTGCCGATGTAGCCCGTGCTGCCCACCAGAAATACCTTCATGATTCAAAAGCCCTGCGCAACGCCGTTCGAACCCAGCGACGATTTGCGGCGACACGATCGAAGAACGCGGAAACGTCGGCCTTCGGCGAGCGCTCAAACCACTCGAACTGCTCCAGGAGATACGGTTCGTAGGCCTTCTTCTTGTAAAGCACCTGATACTCGTTCATCCTGTTCAATTCTGAAAAATCGAAGCAATCTCGATATATCGGATACAAGGACATCTTGGTCACATCCAGAGGATCGAGATTCTGATCAAAGCTGATATCCGAATAGGTATAGCCGAGCGCCAGCATGCATCGTGCCGCGATTTCGCGCATCAATGCCGCGGTCGGATGATTCATCGTGTAGAACAGTCGCTTCTGACGACAGTTAGCCAAAATAAAATCGGTAACGGAAATGTCGATCTGCTTCCCACCGTCGTTTTCACCGACTTCCCGAGACTTCAGCTCGTCGACGCACCAGCTTTCGATCTCGTCGATATCGATGCGTAGAGACGCGCCGATCTCCTCCAAGTGCCGGAGATAGGTTTCCTTGTCCACATCCATGACGACGGCTCCCGCGATCAAGGCATCAACATAACCTTCCGGATGCGGCGGCAAACCGTATGGTGAATTGACGGTGGGATGATAGCCTTCCCAATGCATGTATTGCACCGACAAGGCGTTCCCTCCCGGCGGCATGCTATTCCTCAGAAATACCGACGAGTACTTTTCTCCTCGGTACCCCTCCGAGACAGGTTGATAAAGAAATAGATCGAGCTTCGGTATCGTTTCCGCGAGATGACGATCGATTTGCTCTTCGCTGGCGACAAAGCACGGCTCCATCTCCACCAGTTCCCAGTCGCGGGCGAATGTCGGACAACTGTTCAGCATCTTGGCTAACGCCGGCGCCTGACACGAGCCGTACACCGAATATTTCTTTCGTTGTGCCATCAAACGATCTCCGTACGTTAGGCAACTTGAGCGCCTGCCCAGCGGATAAGACTGACGTAGTCGCTGCTTTTCCGAATGTCGCCAAAGCGCTCCGCAAACTCGGTAGAGCGGAGCATGGCCAGAATCATTTCCTTCCTCGATATCGTTTCCGACGCCAACTTCTCCGCATAGTCGCGAAGGCCGGCAAGGTCCGGATCGCGACACAGTAGTTTCTTGTAGCCGATATAAGCGAAGTGCTCACTGACCGGACATTTCAACTTTGTCCAGAACGACGTGTTCAGCACCGGGGCCGATGCAGTCGAATACAACGACGTCCCGTCCGCCTCCAGCTCGACTTCCGGAACATCGCTCGCCGACAATTCCAGGAGACTGTCGACCAACGGCCGATACGGCTGGGTCAAAAAGGACAGGTAGTGATGTCGCGCATCCCCGGGGATCAGGGAAAGCGCCTCCGATGACGCATGGTGAACGAAGCCGTCCAGCACCCCCCAGATGGATTGCGTCCTCGAATAGTTTTCGGGATGCCGCGTATCGATGGTAGTGCCGGACACACCCAGAGGCCGCAATCCGTCGAAATTCCGCCGCTGGAACGCATTCAGATACTCGCGATTCTCAAAGACAAACTCGAACATGTCGCGCGCATAACGCGCACAATCGTACTCCAGTGCCGCCGCACGGCCTCGCAACCCCACTTCTCGACGCTCGGCAACACCGTTTAGGAGACGCTCGAACACACGCTGAAGTTCGTTGAAATCGGTCGTGCTATGTACTTTATACGCGACGTCTTCACTCAGATCGCCATAACAACCCGTGTCGTAGCAGATCACCGGCTTGCCGGCCGCGAGCTGTTCGATCAACGATCCCGACTGCCCCTCGGTGTTGGGCTGCCGGAGGTTGACGAATACATCGGCCTCGACCTGAAGCGCATACAGCTCGGTATCGCTGACCGAACCGCGAAACTCGACGCAATGACCGAGATCGCCGTCGGCGCACAGGCGCCGCAGATACTGATCGTATTCGGGCGAGGCGCCACCGCAGAGAATGAGCCGGGCTTCCTTCCTGAGTCGCTCCGAGTGGCCGAAGACGCGCAGGACCCGGTCGATACACTTGCTCGGCGACATATGACCGAACGCAGCAAAAACGACTTTCCCACCCGCTTTCCCGCGAACCTTGTAGAAGGTTTCGATCACGTCTTCGGTAGGCACACGTTTGAGATCGTATGGATTCCGCGTCATGAGAATCGGACCGGCGAAGTGCGGTTTCAACTGGTTCTCGAAGAATTTCGAATGCACCACACATGCCGACGCGAGCCCGGAAAACACCTCGAACATCGGAAACGAGGCCACCGACGACGAATCCCACCCGCCGCGCACACCTCCCGCATAACTCAGCGCACTGGCATGACACGCCCGCACGCCGTCCTTTCCGTACAGCGCCGCCAGCAACCAATAGTACAGATCGGATTTTTGTTTACGATTGAACAGGTCGTTGACGATCCCGTGCTGCATCACGAAATCGTGCAGCACGACGATACCCGGCAACCTCTTCAGGCACTGGAAGATAGAGTAGTGGTTCTCTTCATTGTTGCCCAGGTTGTAAATTACCGCGTCGAACTCCCGGGCGACAGGCTCCATGTCCATATCGTCTTCGATGATACGAACGCTGACGTCTTCAACCTCGTAAGGCTGATGTAGAGCGTGCCATTGATAGAAGACCGTAACATCAAAATAGTCTTTCAGATGTTCGACAACGGCCTTCGACATGAAGCCGGGGCCGCATGCCGGATGAAACGGCGTAAAGAATGCAAGCTTCATTGCAGTGCGTCCATCAAAATTTTGTCCGGGCTGTAACGACTCATCTGATGAAGGTTCAGGCTTTCGCCGAACGCCTCCGGCTGCAGCACGCCGCTCGCGAACATCCCTGCAATCTGGCCGACGAGACCGACGTCATCGGTTTCGAACCCGGTCACTTCATTCACGAAGTAGCGCTCGTCGATCAACGACCGGTAGAGTACGACGGGCCGCAGCAACGCCGCCGCCAAAGACAGGCGCTGAAAGCTCAGTCGCGCATCGAGCCCGACTCCCGCATAGAACAGGCTACGAGACAACGCCCCCTCAAAAGCGTCAAATTCTTGAACGATCTTGGGTTTCGAAGCAACACGCCCGCTGATTCCAATAATCTGCTCGCGCACCTGCAGGCTGGCGGAAAATACCCGCAAATCCTCGATGCCGGACCGGCCCAAAGCGTCGAGGCAGGCAATCAGTTCGTCATCCGCCATGCCGATATTGCCGACTTCCACTGTGACCGTGCGACCATATTCGCCAGGCAGTTCGCCGGCTTTTCTGGTCAATGGAAACGGCAACACATCTATGCGCGCCAGACGGGTGGCGAGTTCGCTCTTTGCCGCGATGTCGTTCACGAATACCCGCTCACCGCGGAGCGATCCAATGTTCATCGCGCCGGCAAAAAAATGCTTGAATCGAATAAAGACGCTCGGTACGTCCTTTACCGCCCCCGCGCTCGATTCGGCCAGCCAGTAGACAATCTTCTCCGAAGCAGACGGTCTGTAATGCGCCGCCAGGGAAATGACCGACTCGTTCGACGGAATCGATCGTTCGGCGGCATGCGCATGTCTCGCCTCGCTAAGCGAGAGAACTCGCACCCGGCGCCCACTGGCGTTGATGCGGCCGGCCAAATAAGAAGCCACCGCTCCGGAGCCGTCAACATCCTGGTCTATCACAATTTTTATCATTTCTTTTACCTAGACGCTGTAAGACTGCAAGCGCAATAGAAGCACTCCAACGTCGCGCGTTCCGTCTTCCGCACGCACAAGCGGAGTAGTCAATTTCAGCGTGTGCAACATTCTGCCGGCAAGCGCGGCGCCGGCGGAAAAGACCAGGCGCAGACGCTGGATCGAGCCCTCCGCGCTGAACGCATGCTGCCTGGCCGGCATGCCGTTTAACGTGAAATGCTCCGGCGCCAGGGCCTCCGGCGACACGCTATCGATATAGTCCACTTCGATCACGACATGGCTGTCGCGCCCCGCGCGAAGCGGAATCTCCCATACAGCTCGCGGCTCCAGCCCTGTCCAACGTCCAAGAACATCCGCACCACACGGCAACCGGGTGGATTCCAGAAAATGCAAACCTCGGGCGCCGACTGCGTTCGTCATGTCGAACGCGTAAAAATCGCCAGCATTACCCATGTCGCGAGTGTCCTTGTCAGCGAGATACTCAAAGGCGCACTCGACAAGCTTCTGGTATCCCGCGTCGAAGCGGCGATTGAATTCCTTTACCGCGAACTCGTACAACTCGATATCCATCAAGTTGTAATCGCGTAAAACACCGCCTTCTTCTGGCGTGGTATTGTAAACACTGTCGAACGAAGCCTTCTTCGGATTTCGATTAGTTAGCAGTGCATCGCTCCGTTCCCATGGGCGGATACCGAGGGTATGCGCAAGAAGCACTAGTGAACGATCAAATTGCTCGGTCAGGCCAAAAAAATGAAAATACTCGACGAGATTGCGCTTAGCTTTCTCGACAAGCTCGGCGTCATAGTATCCACGCTCCTTCTTCCATTCGACGCTCGGCGCGAGGTAGCGAGTCATCATGTTTTGAGCGCTGTCGGAAATCACGAGATTATCCGAACTCACAAATTCGCAAAGCGACATCTCGGACGTCATCTTCAGCGCCTTGATGACGTCCGGATTCGTGTCGCTGCACCCGATCCACGCATCCGAATAGCGCGAAGCGTCATGCCAGTTGTGATACTG is a window of Burkholderia mallei ATCC 23344 DNA encoding:
- a CDS encoding dehydrogenase — protein: MNPTIIRARAPLRLGLAGGGTDVAPYADTFGGYVLNATIDRYAYAVIKTLTIPAVRFVSTDQQVEKHQLISEPLELNGTLNLHKAVYNHMIRNYNHGKPIALELSTFCDAPAGSGLGSSSTLVVVMIKAFVELLNLPLDDYAIAQLAYRIERVDCGLAGGRQDQYSATFGGFNFMEFYEEERTIVNPLRIKNWVLCELEASLVLFYTGVSRESAKIIQDQSDNVVSHKTAAIEAMHGIKREALVMKEALLKGDFKAFVASMRLGWDNKKNSARTVSNAHIDEIYDAAIRAGAQAGKVSGAGGGGFMLFFVPTEKRMDLIRTLGEYDGQVSNCHFTKNGTQAWRIAN
- a CDS encoding GDP-mannose 4,6-dehydratase codes for the protein MAKRVLITGITGMVGSHLADFLLENTDWEIYGLCRWRSPLDNVSHLLPRINEKNRIRLVYGDLRDYLSIHEAVKQSTPDFVFHLAAQSYPKTSFDSPLDTLETNVQGTANVLEALRKNNIDAVTHVCASSEVFGRVPREKLPIDEECTFHPASPYAISKVGTDLIGRYYAEAYNMTVMTTRMFTHTGPRRGDVFAESTFAKQIAMIERGLIPPVVKTGNLDSLRTFADVRDAVRAYYMLVTINPIPGAYYNIGGTYSCTVGQMLDTLISMSTSKDVIRVETDPERLRPIDADLQVPNTRKFEAVTGWKPEISFEKTMEDLLNYWRARISAGEKFLTR
- a CDS encoding NAD-dependent epimerase/dehydratase family protein, which translates into the protein MKVFLVGSTGYIGKTLFDACSRRWRTLGTSTRDGADIVFSLARAEAFPYEQVSAGDVVAVAAAISSPDACAKDYETAFQVNVTGTLTLIRGVVARGARVIFFSSDTVYGASEQLLSEEAELTPAGAYGAMKRRVEAELGENAAVKVIRLSYVFSLRDRFTQYLLGCAKEGKRADIFKPFSRCVVYLSDVVEGVVSLIERWDAIDERVINFVGPELVAREDFVEKIRNLAAPELDYGFSEPEGDFFVNRPRIINVSSARFEKLLGRRPRSLGEAINLELSN
- a CDS encoding WcbI family polysaccharide biosynthesis putative acetyltransferase — translated: MAQRKKYSVYGSCQAPALAKMLNSCPTFARDWELVEMEPCFVASEEQIDRHLAETIPKLDLFLYQPVSEGYRGEKYSSVFLRNSMPPGGNALSVQYMHWEGYHPTVNSPYGLPPHPEGYVDALIAGAVVMDVDKETYLRHLEEIGASLRIDIDEIESWCVDELKSREVGENDGGKQIDISVTDFILANCRQKRLFYTMNHPTAALMREIAARCMLALGYTYSDISFDQNLDPLDVTKMSLYPIYRDCFDFSELNRMNEYQVLYKKKAYEPYLLEQFEWFERSPKADVSAFFDRVAANRRWVRTALRRAFES
- a CDS encoding DUF4214 domain-containing protein; protein product: MKLAFFTPFHPACGPGFMSKAVVEHLKDYFDVTVFYQWHALHQPYEVEDVSVRIIEDDMDMEPVAREFDAVIYNLGNNEENHYSIFQCLKRLPGIVVLHDFVMQHGIVNDLFNRKQKSDLYYWLLAALYGKDGVRACHASALSYAGGVRGGWDSSSVASFPMFEVFSGLASACVVHSKFFENQLKPHFAGPILMTRNPYDLKRVPTEDVIETFYKVRGKAGGKVVFAAFGHMSPSKCIDRVLRVFGHSERLRKEARLILCGGASPEYDQYLRRLCADGDLGHCVEFRGSVSDTELYALQVEADVFVNLRQPNTEGQSGSLIEQLAAGKPVICYDTGCYGDLSEDVAYKVHSTTDFNELQRVFERLLNGVAERREVGLRGRAAALEYDCARYARDMFEFVFENREYLNAFQRRNFDGLRPLGVSGTTIDTRHPENYSRTQSIWGVLDGFVHHASSEALSLIPGDARHHYLSFLTQPYRPLVDSLLELSASDVPEVELEADGTSLYSTASAPVLNTSFWTKLKCPVSEHFAYIGYKKLLCRDPDLAGLRDYAEKLASETISRKEMILAMLRSTEFAERFGDIRKSSDYVSLIRWAGAQVA
- a CDS encoding sulfotransferase family 2 domain-containing protein, which translates into the protein MRERTVDYSFCGMVRSRERLARQIVFHHIPKTAGSSFNQILRTLYRDDEVCDAALDDELDEVMADETRRYELFVGHFSFDALHRHFGGATRLTFLRDPVQRCISQYHNWHDASRYSDAWIGCSDTNPDVIKALKMTSEMSLCEFVSSDNLVISDSAQNMMTRYLAPSVEWKKERGYYDAELVEKAKRNLVEYFHFFGLTEQFDRSLVLLAHTLGIRPWERSDALLTNRNPKKASFDSVYNTTPEEGGVLRDYNLMDIELYEFAVKEFNRRFDAGYQKLVECAFEYLADKDTRDMGNAGDFYAFDMTNAVGARGLHFLESTRLPCGADVLGRWTGLEPRAVWEIPLRAGRDSHVVIEVDYIDSVSPEALAPEHFTLNGMPARQHAFSAEGSIQRLRLVFSAGAALAGRMLHTLKLTTPLVRAEDGTRDVGVLLLRLQSYSV